Genomic DNA from Xiphophorus couchianus chromosome 12, X_couchianus-1.0, whole genome shotgun sequence:
tagcactgttgccttgcagcaagaaggtcctgggttcggttcccggccggggtctttctgcatggagtttgcatgttctccctgtgcatgcgtgggttctctccgggtactccggcttcctcccacagtccaaaaacatgactgtaaggtcaattggtttctctaaattctccctaggtgtgagtgtgtgtgtgcatggttgtttgtcctgtatgtctctgtgttgccctgcgacagactggcgacctgtccggggtgtaccccgcctctcgcccggaacgtagctggagataggcaccagcaaccctcccgaccccattagggacaagggtgaacagaaaatggatggatggatggatggaaggttGCCCCAAACACTCCGTAGCAGAATTTCAATATGACGACGCGCATTGTCTGCAATTCCTTTACAGCTTTAGAAGCGGTTTTCCTTTCTATAATAGGGTGACCAAACTTCCCCAATTTCCGGGAACAGTCCCCGTTTTAGATGGCCTGTCCCCGGCTGAAGCCGTCCCCGGAAAAGTCCCCCGATTTTAGAGTTTtgtaaatgagaataaaaaaagtttcctaTAGAGTGTTATTACGGTAGCCGGAGACTCCATATGACAGGGAGTAGAAAGAGCGAGTGAGCGTGTTGGGCGCAACAACAGCAGTTACGGTAGCTGCTCGCGCTACTGCTAactagtgatggtgagatgaagcctcatgaggcattgaaccacttgagccaactggttcgagaaagggttcatttcttgaggcttcatgtgcacacgaaaccacctactggccaggtgtataatcacagccagctgtatcttaacacgtgtgatgcattgaatttttgtctattatggctcttgggaatgacttcacaaaaggtgtaggacgaaatcatttgtctacataaattatgtatacacatatgtgtataataaaatattgtttgaatgtattctctgtgtgtaattattcccaaaatagtagtgtcatgtgatatggcatgttgtgtaataaagtttatctgtgactctagaaaaatggcctgggcttaatcaggcagaggacagtgaaagtgcttgtggaactagggagggggtggtgaataggctaatgcttgtgtaacctggatgatttcatgcatttttattaagaaacaacaatttctccacagtttttggtttcaaacgatttctcttttttgacactacatggatgaggtgttattattgtaccccaactccttggagcacaataaacacctcacctttacagaaaataagaaacagtgaaaaatacagttcctcataagcaaacctaatgcatctgcaaatgttcagttcaccttaccttgttaggcttatcaaatcaaaatattcccacataggggaaatcctcctctttctcgccggctccatcctactcctatcctgtcctcgcgctcctaaatctcctatctatctatctatctatcctaaactctccaaacaccaaactaactgtctcaaactaaataaccactatccaaactctgctatccaaactatcaaaactctatccacCCTCTCAACTGACtgcaactcgcctacaacaacccacattttgaatggagcctgtggggtttctaaagctgtcaaaccccgcgccaaactctgagccacttcccgaagcagtcacgtggtacagccgggcagcgaggcttcggacgtcatcgttttcggctcctcccctaaacgaagcaagcctcgatacgcgctttacggaaacgccccctccgttactcgacacacgcctcgaagcctcggcacatcactACTGCTAACGTTACAGagaagaagagcagcagagccaaccgccaataaaaatcaagaagagCAGCGCGCGCTGCCAGAAAGGACAACAAGCTGGAAGAGGAGAGCTCGGGTTTCGACCAGCTTCGAACGGAGCTGACCTGTGATACGGTATGTGTGaatcaaagtgttttgtttgaaCTGGGCGAATCCTTGCCCAGTGAGGCCTTGCCCCGTGAACCTTGCTTTGGTTCAcggtaaaataaaactaagtttTCCTTAACAAACACAAGACGAGAGCACAATGAACAACTACAGAATTAGCCAGAATGAGAGAAATAGTAACAGGATggttaaaataaactcattgtAAAGAAAGATGTTTTGGAATTAACTGGTTTTCAGTGGGTTGTAGTCTCAAAGCTAGATATGAGTTTGAGCATACTAAAGTTTCTCACTAAAAATGGAGTCACTCAGTGACAGGAAAACTGAATGAATAAGAGCATGAACTGAAACTGATGAGGATGGAAAAGATAGTCTCTCCTGTGCGTTTAGCTCcaaacaattttatttgattttttttgctaaatatggCATTTTTAACATCTCATCAGCTGGTGAAAAAGGTTAATATTTATACTAAGATTTTACTAGGAAGAATCCAACTCCTCAtctcaaaataattaaattccaaaccatccatccatgcattttctaacacccttgtcactagtggggtcgggaggtgctggtgcccatctccagctctTCCCAacgtctttctgcatggagtttgcatggtCTCCCTGtacatgcgtgggttctctccgggtactccggcttcctcccacagtcctaaaaacatgactgtcaggttaataggTTTCTATATTCTCCCtacgtgtgagtgtgtgtgtgtgcatggttgtgtgtcctgtctgtctctgtgttgccctgcgacagactggcaacctgtccagggtgacccgcttctcgcccggaatgttagctggacataggcaccagcacctcccgaccccactaccGACAAGggtgaaagaaaatggatggatggaagtctTAAGGTATACCACTGTACGTTATTTAATGgtatatttctttaatttcatgATATATTAAGGTTGGTTGATAGCAATAATTATtggattagtttttgttttaaatattttacatattgtcAAATTGGTGTGactgttttagtttcttcttgaTCTGCTGTACtaattttctcctttcactccatgtcgatgtttttttatttttaaacagttatggAGCAAAGTGGCAATatcttaaactgctgctgcccAAGTTGGTCAACAGgccgttgctaggtaaccacaagttACTTGACAAGTCGTTGCTATGTAACCAAAgggtgagtgagttagttgatgccaccaacttttcttagctagctgtgagaggttgcgcagctaaagcctttcctctgtctaaatcccccagaatgctgtgcgatTCTGGATCGGGGTTCAGTGAAATTCtgtcagatgtattatctacaGATAGTGATCACGTCtatcacaatatatattgtaGTTGATTTATTGCACAGTCCTACTAGAACCCAGACCTATATTAGATTAGCATATTGATGGTATGATTGGTTATCATAAAAGTGCTAAGCAACAGTTTGTTCATGGAAGTAGCTTTATTAAGCAATCACTCGTGAATTCAAATTcatgtctgaaataaaaacgTGACATAAAAAACATGTGTATTATGTGTGTTGAACGCAAAGTAATGAGGTTTCACATTTAGTAGAAAAatattatgtatattttatattataaaaaaataaaaagagtcaAATAAGTCTTAAGGTATACCACTGTACATAtttaatgacacatttaatggtatatatttgatatataccaAAAAGTGACTGAGTTAGTAGTGATTGAATTAACCAACCTTTCTTAGCTAGCGGTGAGAGGTTGCACAGCTAAAGCAACCTCTCACCGCTGTCTaaatcccccagaatgctgtgcgattctggatcggagttcagtgaaattctatcagatgtattatctacaGATACTGATCACGTCtatcacaatatatattgcTGTTGATTTATTGCACAGTCCTACTAAAACCCAGAcctaaaatactttgtaagattttgtgtttttgcagtgtaccaGTTAAAGGCTCAATAAAAATCCTCCTCTACATATTTGATTCACTCACTCTAAGTTAGTTGTTATAACATTTTacctgcagctgtttttatGGGGTGAAGCCGTTATCTTTTGTACTTCAGTACCAACAGGACAGAGTCAGAGTTCATTTAGTTAATAAATATCTTTCAGGTGAACCTGTTGAAAAGACGGGAGCTGGTATTTCTATAGACACACAGCTACCATGGAGCTGCGTCTCTCCGTCTacgtcctgctgctgctttgtgcaACAAGAACTTCAAATGGAGGGAAGATTTTGGTGTGGTACACTGAGGCCAGCCACTGGATCAACATGAAGCCGGTACTGGAGACACTGGTGGACAGAGGACACCAGGTGACGGTCCTGATCCCGAGCGCGTCGATGTTCATGAACAGCAGCGAACCGTCTCGCTTCCAGTACGAACCTTTTAATGTTTCCGTTCCATTAGAGGATATGGAGGATCTTTTGGAGGAGTTTAATCAGTTCTCTATGTACGAGATAGATCACATGAACTACTTCCAgatttatatcaaatatatgGATATTATGAGAACTGACCTACAGAATAGTCTCAAGATGCTAGACGGTGTGGTGAAATCAGAAACCCTGATGAAGAAGCTGAAGAAGGAAAACTACGACCTGCTCTTTGCTGATCCCCTCCTGCCTGGCAGTGACCTGACAGCAGACATGTTGGGAATCCCTCTGGTCTTTTCTTTACGTTTTTCCTTGGCTCATAACTGGGAGAGGATGTGTGGTCAGCTTCCTGCTCCTCCATCCTTCGTCCCTGGAGTTATGAGCAAACTCACGGACAAGATGGACTTCTCAGAGAGACTGTGGAACGTCCTCTTCTACGTCCTGCAGGACGTCGTGATCGACCATGTTATGTGGAATATGTTCGATGAATACTACTCAGAAGTCAAAGGTGAGCAATTCAACAAGAATCCTCAACATACATAGCTCCCACAAGTCTGAGCCGCAAGTGATCCGTGCCACTgaaccgccatcttggtagTCCTTTACGTTTGTCCTTAATTGTTTCCAAGCTAGTTgcttgtggcttgtttattgctgtcatagcaactccatagcaacagTTCGTGTCCGATATCTACCAAAATGGCTGTGAGCTACAAAGTTCATGGAGAACTACGTATGTGTACACTTATGCGGCACATGAAGTTTGGAAATTGTTTTAGGGGAAGTTTACTACATAAAATGCTTTGTATCAGGAACACCCACCAGTGCCTGTGAGTTGATGGGTAAAGCTGATATCTGGTTGCTGAGAACCTACTGGGATTTTGATTTTCCTCGTCCGTTCCTCCCCAACTTTAAATTTGTTGGAGGGATCCACTGCAAACCAGCTAAACCTTTACTAAAGGtaggactttttaaaaacaatataaacgAATTGCATTCTGTCTCCATAGAGAACCAAACCCACTGACTCTAAAACTTTACTGATATTTCAGGACATGGAAGAATTTGTGCAGAGCTCTGGAGAGAATGGCATCGTGGTCTTCACGTTAGGATCCATGATTAAGAACGTAACTACAGAGAAGGCGAACCTAATAGCTTCAGCCCTTGCTCAGCTTCCCCAAAAGGTTGGTAATCTGTCCAATGTTTTCTCCAAATGACCTACATTTATTGTCTGATGCAACTTTTCCAAACTTGGCCCTGATCAGACGGGTGCTGAGACTCACCTACAGGTTTATTGGCTTCATAGGTAACTGTTCACTACTGGCACAAGCAGAATCTAACATTCAATTTATCTGACCTTTATAAATGTAGTAGAAAATCTCATTTTCGATACAAACTGCttccaacttaaaaaatgtcttaaatttaataattttttaactttctaAATGTTAACTATATCCTTTCTCTTGTTTAGGGTTGCTGTAGTTTGATATAAAAGGATGtccttaataaattaattatagcgctggacaatatggctgaaaaaaatTTCGCGATAcgtgtttcatatcagtcaatatcaataattattgatttgtttttgttttaaatatctgaaatactgttttttattgttaagcTAACATGAGGCACAGTggcgaaaccttaaactgctgctaaacagattgttgctaggtaaccactaATTACTcagcaagttgttgctaggcaactaaagagtgagtgagttagttgatgctaCCaacctcactgcaaaaacacaaaatcttaccaagtgtttttggtctagtttctagtgcaaatagcgtagtaaacttgaaataggacaaaactaacaacATATAGAAATGTGTTTTGAGTTAACAATTATTGATTTTGATATTTGATCACATGTCTATATATTGTTACTTATTTATTGCAAGCCCTACATTGTgtcgttgactttacagcaatccctctTATTGAGCATGCATatagcaacagtggagaggaaaaactcccttttaacaggaagaaacatgTACAAGCAGCCATTTAAATGTACCTgattgatgaagaaaaaaaatgtccgaaTGGTTGGGCAATGTTTTTACAAGATAAAGTAGTTTAAATACTCAATAGAGACAGAAAGGTTCATCGATTTCATAAGCAGGATTTTGATTGACAATATGAATGACAATACTCAAATTTTCCGAATCTCCCGGCTCATCAATATGCAAGgattgaaacataaaaaacatttaaattctgttAAGCTTTCTCAAGATTCTGTGTTGTTTCTAGGTACTGTGGCGATACAACggtgaaaaaccaaaaactttagGTTCCAACACCAGGATATTTAGCTGGATCCCTCAGAACGACCTGCTGGGTGAGTGAAGTTTGTGTCATTCAGAGACAAACGCTGTGTCAGCAGAAATGTTGGGTTGACATTTGTGCGGTCAGACTGCCTGTTTTTGCTGCCAACACTGAAATGTAACAAAGGTGCTCAGCAGAAGTTACTGCAGAGTTCAAGTTattgattgaataaaaataaataaaagccaacttactgtttaaaagaaaaacacgcCATTCGCCAAATCCTGTACAGTATAAACATGGGTCAACTCACCGCTTGGCTTAAGACCATTGAAATGTCTTTatataaaacagcttttatcATTATACGTCGCTGACCTTCAATGGctttagtttgaaaattaacTCACACTCACGTGTTTCATGCTTTGGTTTCTACCAGGTCATCCTAAAACCAAAGCTTTCATCACTCATGGTGGGACAAACGGGATCTATGAGGCCATCTACCACGGCGTTCCCATGGTGGGAATCCCCATGTTCGCTGACCAGCCAGACAACATGGTGCACATGGAGGCCAAAGGAGCTGCAGTCATTCAGAACCTGAACTTCATGACAACTGAGAGTCTCAGAGATGCAATCAAGGCTGTCATTAATGACAAATCGTACGTTTTGAATAacagatttaaagaaatgatcaaatcaGTTAATTTCGGCGACTtgaaagtttcagtttttgaagAAATCGACAATACAAGTGTCTCCCAATGAATTTGCATATCACAAAGTGAACCAAGAATCATGATCTAATTTCTGtacgcacaaaaaaaaatcacaaagtttaGCTTTGTAAGCTTAAATGTAAAAGtccacattttcaaaattgttaGAGAAAAGGTGCTATTGTCTCTAGGATGCACCTTTGAATTGTTGTAAAGGGTTAAAAATGGCTGCTAACATGGTAATCTCCCTATTTGATGAGTTAAAAACTGACAAGTACTTGTACAAACTCATCCACAGATACAAAGAAAATGCGATGCGACTGTCCAGAATCCACCATGACAGACCCATGAGTCCTCTGGACGAGGCCGTCTTCTGGATCGAGTTCACCATGAGGAACAAAGGAGCCAAACACCTGAGGGTCCAGGCCCACGAACTCACCTGGTACCAGTACCACAGCCTGGACGTCCTAGCCTTCCTCCTCATTATAGATctgctcctcatcttcatcctcttcaagagctgcagcttctgtttcaagagatgctgcagcagaaaacagacaaagagAAAAGCTGAGTAACAGActttagattttagtttttgggACCTGGTACCTGTGTTTGTTACCACTGGGACTGGCTTCATGCTGTGTTACTGTTAACAGAGATGTGGAAGCTAAGAAGTCAGAATTTTATGACGGACGTTTAAGGTCACaacaaaaaagtccaaaataaaGTAACACAATTATGACAatatattacaagaaaaaaacgtGTACAAGCATAAAGTCATAGAATAATAAAGTTGAAACTATATGGAAATAGTTATAATAtattgagaataaagttgtaccataatagtcaaaataaaatgacaaatattttgagaataaagtcatagtattatgACCAATCAATGTTATTCCATTAGGTAGGTGAGGTGAAACTTTACATAGATacacaataaatatgaatataaaatgatccaaaatggcCCAGTGctcattatttaaaatagtaaaaacagtaaaaacaactgACTCAAGTACAGTATACTCATTaggacaaaattaaaagaaatataaatataacgATGCTACATTGAATTTTGGGATCTCAAGGCGACGAAAACGAAGTCATAATATtgcaagaaaaaagtttttaaaaatctaagaataaagtcatatttcgaaaataaattcatattacGATATAATTCTcgtaatttattaatatatttatatattcagGATGCCCCAAATACTCCGTAGCAGAATTTCAATATGGCGACGCCCATTGTCTGCAATTCCTTTACTGCACATGCAACTTTAGAAGCGGTTTTCCTTTCTATAAAAAAACacgtttaattttaatttagtatAAAAGCGCTACATATAACATTGATTTAAGACGCACTCTTGCTTTTGTGTCTtgagaaataaacatgttttttttcttactgttgaTGCTAGGAGCTAGCGGCCATATCAAAATGTGAAGTCCACGGAACTAGTTGGAACTGCTCGAAGTGGGAAATCCGACCTCAGATTGCATTCCAGTTAATTTTTCAGACTGGGAAATCGTTAATTCCCAGTTCCTGTACAACTGGAACAGCATCGAGTTTGTTGGCCTTTCCTGATTTGGAATGATGTCATTATACATTGCACCTGCGCCAACTAGCTGCACCTGAAGCTAATTAGATATTATAAACTGAATTCTCATTGGCTGTTATGACTTAGGGAGggacaacaaacaaaaaaattttattttatgccttTATTTGGGAACCACTTAAGAGTAGCTTCATCCTTGAGtctcataaatattcatatagCTATTATACATGGGCTTTAACTCAAATGTCCAATAGCAGAAAACATATCAAattataaacacaaattaacaGCCCTACTTGTcttcaaataaacaattataCATATCATGTTTCATGTATAATTAGTGGCAGTTcctcattttttcagttttccatcTTCTTTCATCTTCCACAGCATGAGCTCCATGCAGGCAGCTGCGTCTTCTGCAGTGTCGTGGCCACAAACTGGGAGAAACAGCGGCACACGGATTTAacatgttgcagttttaaaacacaCTCCATTCCTTTATTAGTTTATATTCACTTAGTCTTTTACAGTGATTAAAGCAGCTGTGGTTTAACAGATTATGATTAGAAACAAAACCAGTTGGTTGTAAAGTGGCAACCCACCACTCTCCTGAATAATCCTCCTGAGGTATTCAGCGGTGAGGCTGTTGAGACTCAGCTTGTTGGGTGGACCTAGACGATGGGGGAAGACCACTGAAGTGTCTACTACTGTCCCATGAAGCAGCtacagcacaaaaacaacaaaaacaaacatcagaagCTCCTGTCAGACCCTCCGTAGTTTAATTCATATTCCAACATGCACAGGTGAATAAAAAAGCCAGTAGTGACGCATCAGAAGAATGGTTGGTGTCTTTTGCACATGGATGCTACCATTAGGCGTTCATTTGCCGCTCAAAAACCCTTGATAGACAAAATAACTTGATTGagcctttttaaataatttcattgtACTGAATACAACAGGGTTTCTGCTGGTTTCACCAACTCACATTTTAGGCGTTTAAGGACCTTATGGATtaaacttaaagctgcagtatgtaacttttacgaaaaaggttttttgggggtttaCACATTTGCTAAAATTGtctttgaaaagaaatcaaGCTCTTCTTTCTTCTCCCAATACTTACTGCAGGAATATATTCAGACAGaaatgaccaatcagagccagtaggaggatcttagcgctgtcaatcactctcatgcTCACTCCCTCCTGTTTGCTCTTTGCCAAGTTCATCAACATAGGCTGCCacgaatgctaaggctagttagcatggccatcGATGACAACAGATGAATggttttcctgtttcttcacCACTAGCACATTTAACAACATGTACatgagtgattgacagcaccaaAACCCACCTctcagctctgattggttgtttctgacaatAGTAGCTCACTGACGAGGTGGGAGAGATCAATCTTCATATTATAATGTTACAACACGGCAACAGTTTTAACATAGacggaaaaaaataataattttttgtactgcagctttaagaccAGAATCATgacataaatgtacaaaaaaataaataaaaaaaatacacattttatgttttagtagTTGCAAGCTTTTTAGCACAAATACACGTAAAATATGGGTTTGCAACAGAACGTGAGCCAATAGCAAAGATAAACGTCTTCCAGCCAGTTGGCAATAAATTTATACTTTccaaagataaacataaaaaagctggCTAGCTAGCAAAGGTATGCTAGCAGCTATTTAGCGGTAGCCTAAATCACAGAAGACGTTTGCGTGACCGAAATGTCCAGCACGAAAACTAAACTACATAGAATATTACAAATTGCAAAGTCCTACCAGCTAAAATTTAAGACTTGAGATTCATTTAagccaacttacatttttaaatgaatttcagacattttaaggccttaatttaagtctaagacatt
This window encodes:
- the LOC114154000 gene encoding UDP-glucuronosyltransferase 2C1-like isoform X4, whose amino-acid sequence is MELRLSVYVLLLLCATRTSNGGKILVWYTEASHWINMKPVLETLVDRGHQVTVLIPSASMFMNSSEPSRFQYEPFNVSVPLEDMEDLLEEFNQFSMYEIDHMNYFQIYIKYMDIMRTDLQNSLKMLDGVVKSETLMKKLKKENYDLLFADPLLPGSDLTADMLGIPLVFSLRFSLAHNWERMCGQLPAPPSFVPGVMSKLTDKMDFSERLWNVLFYVLQDVVIDHVMWNMFDEYYSEASDASHWINMKPVLETLVDRGHQVTVLIPSASMFMNSSEPSRFQYEPFNVSVPLEDMEDLLEEFNQFSMYEIDHMNYFQIYIKYMDIMRTDLQNSLKMLDGVVKSETLMKKLKKENYDLLFADPLLPGSDLTADMLGIPLVFSLRFSLAHNWERMCGQLPAPPSFVPGVMSKLTDKMDFSERLWNVLFYVLQDVVIDHVMWNMFDEYYSEVKGTPTSACELMGKADIWLLRTYWDFDFPRPFLPNFKFVGGIHCKPAKPLLKDMEEFVQSSGENGIVVFTLGSMIKNVTTEKANLIASALAQLPQKVLWRYNGEKPKTLGSNTRIFSWIPQNDLLGHPKTKAFITHGGTNGIYEAIYHGVPMVGIPMFADQPDNMVHMEAKGAAVIQNLNFMTTESLRDAIKAVINDKSYKENAMRLSRIHHDRPMSPLDEAVFWIEFTMRNKGAKHLRVQAHELTWYQYHSLDVLAFLLIIDLLLIFILFKSCSFCFKRCCSRKQTKRKAE
- the LOC114154000 gene encoding UDP-glucuronosyltransferase 2C1-like isoform X2 translates to MELRLSVYVLLLLCATRTSNGGKILVWYTEASHWINMKPVLETLVDRGHQVTVLIPSASMFMNSSEPSRFQYEPFNVSVPLEDMEDLLEEFNQFSMYEIDHMNYFQIYIKYMDIMRTDLQNSLKMLDGVVKSETLMKKLKKENYDLLFADPLLPGSDLTADMLGIPLVFSLRFSLAHNWERMCGQLPAPPSFVPGVMSKLTDKMDFSERLWNVLFYVLQDVVIDHVMWNMFDEYYSEVKGTPTSACELMGKADIWLLRTYWDFDFPRPFLPNFKFVGGIHCKPAKPLLKDMEEFVQSSGENGIVVFTLGSMIKNVTTEKANLIASALAQLPQKVLWRYNGEKPKTLGSNTRIFSWIPQNDLLGHPKTKAFITHGGTNGIYEAIYHGVPMVGIPMFADQPDNMVHMEAKGAAVIQNLNFMTTESLRDAIKAVINDKSYKENAMRLSRIHHDRPMSPLDEAVFWIEFTMRNKGAKHLRVQAHELTWYQYHSLDVLAFLLIIDLLLIFILFKSCSFCFKRCCSRKQTKRKAE